A window of Daucus carota subsp. sativus chromosome 2, DH1 v3.0, whole genome shotgun sequence genomic DNA:
TTGAAGCAGGTCAAATGGTGCTATTATTTAATTCAAGACTCAAAATCTTTCCGGGCAAGCTCAAATCACGTTGGTCAGGGCCTTTTAGAGTAATTCATGTTGAACCATATGGTGCTGTTGAAGTTGAAGATATAAGCACCGGAAGAACTTTCAAGGTCAATGGGCAAAGATTGAAACCATATGTGGGTGGCAACATTATCCGTGATGTTTCATCCATCACTCTTCTCGAGGTTTAATGGAGGTGATTAGTCAAAGCCATGACTATAAATATGGCGCTTCTTGAGAGGCAACCCAAGCTTGTTATGTGGTTGGTTAGTTTTTTCCCttctttgattttaattttatcatatatacatatatattatttttctcccTCAAGGTACCTTTGATAAGTTGGTGTTGAGTATTTCAGGTAAAACTTGAAAATCTAACTGTTTGTAGTAAAAAGATGTTAAGATTCAATGTGTTGTGTTCCATATGTGTCTTTGTGATCAAAGGGTTGTTGTCAAGTATAGATGCTGGCTAAGTGTTGGAAGGGTTTTTTTGTTGTGATGCTAAATTTTGTTTGCTGGACCTTCATTTTCTGTGATGTTCATGCGCTGGGCTCTGgtttaaggaaaaaaaagaaaagaaagcagTGCCAAAAAGCTGTCCATGCAGTTATACACATGGCCGTGGAAGATGACCTGCGTCTTGTACAGAGGAAAAGCTCATCATGCGCTATATGTGATCACCGTGCTAACCTGTCCGTTCAAATTGTGCAAAATATTGTTGGGCGTGCAGTGCTTATATTGCCGGTGCAGGTTGTACTGTGTCTAGTAGCAGAAAGATAGCGTAAGTTGCAGGCACTGTGTTGCCCATTCAAATTCATCTGCTTTGAACAACAAGCAAGTCCTAGTATCTGGTAGTATATGATGatgttattagtttttattttattttatttttttatgtttgtatatggcttacttatattttgttaataatattactattatatattattgtatagatttgtttttttaagtaGATTATTGTTAGTATTATATAttactctttttctttttctttatatattactctttttctttttctttttcttattattattattattattattattattattatattttatatatatatatattatttttattgtttgtataagtgttattattataataataatattatatatatgtgtatattgggtaatgttcaagagagaaccattagagaaagaaccatagaacccttaccttataaggcagggttctgcagcagaatttaagtattagttagggttctagagcagaacttcacatgcaaaaaatgtcaatatctatgttttatggtttaaaattatttttgaacacacacaacgatgaaaaaatatgaaaaaaacatgtatttagatttagatcctagaaatctatttaaaatttagagttcTGCAGCaaaaccttagtggttctatggttctattttaaggactcgttctctcttgagcgcgacccatatttttatatatgtattttatttgttttcttcttttgtaattttaatattttaatttttttaatgatgtgTATatacctttatatatatatatattttttttcttttgtaaaattcaatagattatttttattttgatttgtatattttagatgtatatatttaattagttttaaaaaaatgaaaaacaatgtatatttaaaatattttaacattattttttttctttcttttaataacttatatattattattattattattattattattattattattttaacatctAGTATTCACAAGTACGTGTACAATTTGAGTAATATATTGTGGACTTGTACGTGACTACGTGGGACTAGAAgttatttgtatattataagtataattctatttctattctcttattctattataattaggttttatattagaataaatattatatcttctTATGTTCTTCCACCAGCATAATACCACTACTAGTAGGGTTTTAGCACGCAGGGATAGGCCTGTCAATGGAGCGAAAATCCAAtccgacccgatccgaaccGGGGTCattttagcagatatggatttaacaaaaaaaaatctgatcCGAAATGTGATCCGATAAGAAAAATCCGATAATAAATGggttggatatggatttagtgTGATCCGATCCGTTTATAACCCGATCCggttaataaataaataaatattatatataatatagagttaattgcaattggcacctctttggtttcggcttattgcacattggacctaatagttttggaaaatacactttgcagccccagACTTGTAACACGTAGAGACTTTGCACCATTTCCGTTAAATtatgccgttaccgttaacttttgcaggggcattttgggaaatttaattatatttaattaaaatcagacctttatttaaattttttgaccatctaaacgatatttttcggaaaaacttaaagaacgaaagttgtagagaataaaaagatcttcttagaactataaggttcaaaatttaaataattatttaaaaacgattgttcatttttacaagattgctaatttttgaattttttaaaaatgattataaaaagaattacgaaaattttgaaccttatagttcaaaattttgaatcCTAAAAATCCACTTATACTCACTTCTGTTGTTGGAATGTTGAATCGGGTGGTGCCTCTGATAAAGTTTTCTTGCTAGTCTTTGATTTCAGACAACAGACATCCAAACATATTTACAACGTAAATTTATTGATTTTGAATTGTTACAAATATGTTATTACTCTATCTCGATATCATTTTATAGCAGTAATATATCACTGCAATCTTAGGATTTAAAGCACTTCACATTATGCTATAAAGCACCAAAATTCTTTTGCTAATTTAGAGCTTGTAAATCGGAAGACCTTGCAAATTTTAGGTAAAAGCTGGTTTGAATACGCCACTAACACTATTTTTGAATGATAAATTAGTATGGTGAGCAATTTAGTATCTATGTTAGCAGTTAAGTTACAATGACACATTTGAAGATGTATTTGTTTAAGCAGTTTTGAAGAAGATTCTGAACTGGGGGTGACTCGGATTTGAAGGCAACATGAACAATGCATCAAAGGAGTCGACTAAATGATAAATTAACCTGTTATACTAATATAAAGATTTTTTTCTAGTATCTGCACAAATGCGATTACAAAATTTCAAGGATGTGGAAATTACAAAATATCCGACAATTTCATGGAGTTGTCCAAAGTTATTATAAAACATGCTGGAGGGCTTCCATTAAATGGAATGTATCATTAGAGTtggattttttttacataatttctatatattttctttataatatgtattaataatttttagttaagGATCGTACATGATTGGACAGTGAAGAGGCTCTTGTTACCGTCAAATTCTATTTTCCCGTGTTTTATTTGTGGGCaacttttttaatatgtaacaaATTTTTAATGGATTTGGACATCCATTTCAAATTCATGTTTAAGAGTTTCCAGATTGAATTATTCAATCAAGTGAATGTTTGTCGAACATGTCATTTTATTTGCAGCCAAATGCATTTAAAATTTCCTGGCAGTGATCTTATGCATTGATGCTTCTCATTTGGGAGGTAGTGGTTGCAGATATATTGATACGACAGGGAATGATGCATCAGTTGTCAAAGTACCCAGTTCTATCTTGTCAATCAAAGAAGGTGACTATAACTTTAAAGTGAGACCAAGTGGAACAAAGATTTGTGGGATTTATCTGCTGTACCAAATAGAGAATACACTGGTTGGCAAGTATGGCAGCACCAGTTTCAATGTTCAAGAAGAAAGAAGCTGCCCCTCGCTTGCTGTTAtgtagaagaagaaagaaggaaCCCCTCGAACAATGACATAGAAAGTGACAAGAACTGGTTATCACTTGACAGGAGTGGCACCACTATCAATGTAGGCGAAAAAAGAAGCAACCCCTTGGTCAGTGATTTGGAAAGTAACAAGAACCGGTTATCTTCTTGGAGCAACACTGTCAAtgtagaagaagaaagaaggaaACCCTCGGACAATGACATGGAAAGTAACGAGGACTGTTTTTTACTTGCATTGAGAGGAAACAAGAAGGTACCCCTCGGAGAATGACATGGAAAGTAATAAGAATTGGTTATCTCTTGGTATGAGTGGCTCCACTGTGAGtttaggaaaaaaaagaaacaacCCTTTGTGAGAGATTTAGAAAGTAACAATGACCGGTTATCTATTGACGGCAGTAGCAGTAGCCACACTAGTCAGTGGTAAATGTAGGAAAAGAAAGTTGACAATAGAATCGGAGATTCGGAGTAACATAAAATGAAGGAAAGATTCATGGTATTTATCTGCAAAACAAGTAGGaaaacaccttgaggttttgaGACAATTGGTTACTTAACATGGTTAGCAGAGCTTTCGACTTCCAGCGAACATGAAGGCAAAATCATGCCCAATGCAGAAGATAAAAAACGCTACCAATCAATACGTGTGATACATTTGGAAACTGTCAAACTGACTGATTGCTCTCTCAGGAAATCGCTGAACCCTCAGCCGACATTAGTCTATCTTTTTGCCACCTATACCAACAGGTATccagatattaaaaatatacatatgttttattattcaattttggCTTTGAAACACATTGAAAATGAACTAGGAGATAACTCTATATCACCAACTCATCCATATATCGCAAAAATGTTTCTTAGACATAACACCCTTGTGTCCTAATGATAGATCGTTCGGTTTTGAGACCTGAAATAAAGTTTGAGTGAGTTATAATGTTATATCCTGGGATGAACTAGAAGTGCAGGGGTTACACACAGCCACCGGACTCGGCAGAAAGTTGGGCTCTGCTTTGGCATCTTTTTTcatgatttgtttttctttctaatCGTCCAAAAAAGGATAAAACACTTGAATTCCTTTGTCCTTCTGCTTATTATGTAGATGTTGGGTGCTCGATTCTGAACTTAAATTTATTTAGGAAAAGACCAACTTGAGACCGGGAAAAATACAAGTTATTAGCTAATTGTTCCACATCATGCCACATTATGTTAAATCTTAAGTTATTAGCTAATTTAATGTAGATGCTACATTATGGTGTGCATGAACTTAAGATTCCTTATAAGGTTCAGATATTTGAGGCAGGTAAGATAACAGTTAGGTGAGTCTAATTGTTCTGATCTACTTCATGATGTCAGTGTTATCACATTTATATTGTACTGTATTACTAATTTTTCACTTAGAATCAAAGTGGATGTATAAATTTATGTGGTTAAATTTTAGCTAAGATCAAACTACCCTTAAACACATCTTTTAGTTATCTGATTTTTAATTATCCTTTAATTTAGCTTATATATTCATCCATGAGCTAAATTTTCCTAAACGAGCTTTGAACATATTATTGGTCCATGGGCAACGAATAATAGGATTAAGCACTACAATTTTTAGTCCTTTGtcaatttcttttaatattagtTTGCTACTTGGAGCAACACTGTCACTGTTAGtgtagaagaagaaagaaggaaCGGAAGATAAGCAATTCTTTGGATAATTTGTTTCCTCTTTCTTCTAATATAGAAGTTATATAAAGTGGTTGATCCAAGATATTAAAGAACCAGAGACTTGCATTATCTAGTGACTTGATTCGAACTCATTTTGTGAAACATCTCATAAAGACACCTGCTTTAGATTTTAGACTCTGGTTTGCTTTACCTTATTGTTTAGAGTCTCCTGAATCTATATTGTGCCAAAATCTGTATGCATTGCCTGGATGCTTGATTTATGTTTTAATGTTTCCCTCTCTTTATGACATCACAAGAATCAGTGAAACTTGGAACAATATCAGAAAAAACTTAAGCTTCTTATCTTACTGGTTCTGGATTATGGCTTAATTACAGATTGCAGGACACATCACTTGCAAAACTTGCAGCTCTGGTGCACTTTAGTTTTGCTCTGTCATCATTCgctctgattttgtttcagctGTAGTCCAGGCACCATTTTAACCAACTACTTGAATGTGTTAATGCACTATGTCAGTGTGCTGTGGCTAAACGATGTAATTTTCCTATAAGTAAGATTCACTGAAGTGATTTTCATTATTACTTGGCTGGAGTATAgttgtttatatttttgtatcGCAACTTCTTGCTATTTTTTTGTCaactctctctcatttctgctgtatattttataatcacTTGTAAGGTACTTGTCTGGAGACATAACAACATGAAtcttctttaaaaaatatagctTGACTGATATTTAGCTTAATTACCATTGTAATTATTGCTTTACCATCTGTATATTACATGGTTTTTTGACAGGGTTGACTATATTGATCTTACAATTAGGCAGTAGTTGCAAATCTTCAAATCTGAATTGATGGCTTCCACAAGTTATGATCAAACCTCAACAGCTTCTGCTTCAACTTCACCTCCTACTACTCGATGGGATGTTTTCTTAAGTTTCAGAGGCTTAGATACACGAAATACATTTACAGATCATCTTCACAAAGCCTTGATCCGCACTGGCATTCGAACGTATAAGGATGACCCTGAGCTGCACAGAGGAGAAGTAATCTCACGTTCGTTGCCTCAGGCTATTCAGGACTCCAAGATTTACATTGTTGTCCTCTCGAAAAACTATGCCACTTCATCTTGGTGCCTTGAGGAGCTAGAAGAAATCCTTGATTGTCACATAAAAACGAAGAGATTAATTATTCCTGTGTTTTACTACATCGATCCATCTGTTGTTCGCCACCAAACTCAGAGATTTGAAACAGCTTTTATAAATCATCAGACTCGATATGATGCAGAGAAAGTGAACAGATGGCGCCATACATTAAATGAGATCGCAGACTTCAAAGGATACCATGTATCTAAAGACAGGtgaaaaaacatttttattGACTTTGTTTCTAGGTTTCTTCGTGATTTGAAAGTCAAAACAAGTAGCTAAGAGCCCTATTTGTCCATGCTTTAAGTTAGGCTTGGTTTTTTTCTCCTTCCTACAGATATAAACCCCAGTTACCATTCAGTTATGggaaaattaatatcataattcaAATGTACATCGCGTTGATAATTAATCTGTTTTTGACTTGTAAATATTCATGATTTGTTAAATTTCTAAATCTATACTAAAAGAAATCTTCCTTAAGTTTATTAAGCTCTATGATCTATATATTCGGATTGCAGGTCTCAAGCTGATATTAttgatgaagttgttaatgGAATTGTACTCAAAATAAATCCAAGGACTTTGTATGTTGCCAAATATCCCATTGGGATGGATTCTCGTGTTGAAGGCATAACTGCATTGTTCAATAGTGGCACGTCAGAAGGTGTCAAGAGGATTGGTATACATGGTATGGGGGGGTTGGCAAAACAACCATCGCCAAAGCTGTGTATAACCAAAACTATTAGCGATTTCAGGGAAGTTGCTTCCTAGCAAATGTCAGGGAGGTTTCAAAGATGACAAATGGCCTGGTATCTTTACAGCAACAACTTATTGTTGATGTTCTTAAACGTAACAACATCAACATTGGCAATGTTGACCAAGGAATTGAGTTGATAAGAGCTGGAATTTGTTTGACAAAAGTCTTTATTGTTATTGATGATTTAGATGACCTAAATCCACTAGAATATTTAGAAGGATCATTTGCTTCTGGTAGCATGGTCTTAATAACAACGAGAAATGAAGATCTACTGGATAGAATTAAAGTAAAGGCAAGATACAAGGTCAATAAAATGGATAAAGATAAGGCGCACCAACCTTTTAACCAACATGCATTCGAAGATGATAAAATATCAGACACATTCCAAGAAATGTCCAAAGTAATTCTGGAGCGAGCTGGAGGGCTTCCACTGGCTATTCAGGTTTTTGGCTCGAACTTGGTTTACCGGTCTGCGGAAGGATGGAGATGCTTCATCGACAAATTAAATCGAGTTCCCCTCGAAGATATTGAGAAAAACCTTATGATTAGCTTCGATGCATTGAAATCAGTTGATCCTATTCTGCAGGATATATTCCTAGATATTGTATGTTTTTACATTGGATGGAAAAGAAACAGTGTTGCTAAAATAATGGAAACTTGTTATACGTTTGTCAATCGTAATATTGACATTCTAAAGAAGAGATGTCTAATAACGATCAATGATGAAGATAAGTTGGGGATGCATGATCTGCTTCGCGATATGGGAAGGGGAATTGCGCGCAACAACTCCCCTGCTGAGCCTGGAAAGCATAGTAGATTGTGGGTATCAGAAGTTATAGACAATGTGTTGACAAATCAAAAGGTACTATTAACATATTTACATCTCTATATAGGTTTAGACAAATGAGGTTCACGAAAAGTGTGAGAACCAGTGGACATAAAATCAATGAATTTAATGCTTTTATGGACCTCTAATCAACTACTCAATTTTATGAATGTACTGTATAATTGGAAATTTGCTCCTAAAACCATTTCTTTACTGTAGAAGCATATGTTATTTAACTCTATAGCACCTTTTCCTTCTATTAAATCCTTTTATTTATCATTGTTCATCAACTTTTCTTCATTATCCATCTCTTAGGGGACAGAAGCAATTCAAGGTATCATCTCCAGCAACTTTAACTGCACTAGCAAATATTATTAGCAGAATGAAAAGGAAGTAACTTTTGTTGCAAAATCATTCACAGGGATGAGTAAATtaatgttaggtccagatacgattgtagaagggggggttgaatacaatcgtcacaaaataatcacggcggaataatctgattggagtttaacttgttaatcagatttaaattaattaatataacaatttttaagtcgttatataattaatatggttcgttttaaagtccactagttcgtagaataaatttgacaggaagtattctaacttagcggattaaaacaaccgaatgatcaaagcacagaaaactgttgatataacaatagcaagtttagcacaacttgaaagctttacaatgcaatgaacaagaacaaatgaagtggtgaagccatatatataggcaaacccttgaactattatgacaaagctaggcatgacaactctaggaagctttatgacaatctaaacaagtgctatgacaaaaggtatgacaattagaagcattgtcatggcacaagtgagaaggtatgacaatctaagggaaggtatgacaatcagaatgacaaaccaagggaaggtatgacaattacaagcattgtcatgctctcttagaataggtatgacaaccgtatgacaaacggtatgaaaaacagtgggaaggtatgacaattgatacttggtggctaaggtagagtggtatgacaaacggtatgacaaaccaaggcattgtcataccttgtgacttcggtatgacaatgaacaattgtcatgcctaagtcattcggtatggcaaaccaaaggtttgtcatgcctcctgactatggcagGTGACATAGTgtggtatgacaatcaattagattgtcatatcgtgctcaaaaaccatataaattgtattttcttatatataattaattcaataattatccacttaattatattaattatataaattcataaattaaattaattcgagtgtgaattaatttaataaataaattacataacttatataattattttgagatgtgaattaattaaaagaataattatattaagcatttcttcagcagcaggtcttctgacttcctttaaaagatctgattctttgtcttgattgaacgaccacctattgttgatgcagaatatttaatctgagtagctgacacacaaatgtactgtctggttcatctgtatctagctgaatcaaatattctttatcaattaaatatttgagaagtggcttgttcttcgagtctttgtcttcgtagttcttcttcataagtagaaatagtttggaatcttctgaataaataaagtattaaaactttataccttctggacttctggacgtgctacaaatattatttgtacactgaggcttgatatattaatgaacttctttcagtggtgtgcagcagcatcctggaattcttcagacatatgattttaataaatcacttgacgttcttcgtacggattccttcaatagtgcttgctaatttactttctttcttatcagagttgagttgatactcttaaatacaaataggctaaacatatgcctttcaatctcccctatttgtttgttaacataactgttaggtcctgaaacgattgtagaagggggggttgaatacaatcgtcactaaaaaatcgcggcggaataatctgatttgaattaaacttgttaatcagattttaattaattaatataacaatgttttaagtcgtta
This region includes:
- the LOC108207222 gene encoding disease resistance protein RUN1 → MTNGLVSLQQQLIVDVLKRNNINIGNVDQGIELIRAGICLTKVFIVIDDLDDLNPLEYLEGSFASGSMVLITTRNEDLLDRIKVKARYKVNKMDKDKAHQPFNQHAFEDDKISDTFQEMSKVILERAGGLPLAIQVFGSNLVYRSAEGWRCFIDKLNRVPLEDIEKNLMISFDALKSVDPILQDIFLDIVCFYIGWKRNSVAKIMETCYTFVNRNIDILKKRCLITINDEDKLGMHDLLRDMGRGIARNNSPAEPGKHSRLWVSEVIDNVLTNQKDQQVLHPGISSSPQICLLPLLDEVQMKTVELRRSCIPDVRLQIIVIDVFDVEGNGVVIGMGIDVVIDMVIGVVIGVVLVVVFEVALVVVVAVVVPVELVEAVAFEVEPLGIDEVVVAEH
- the LOC108207221 gene encoding LOW QUALITY PROTEIN: TMV resistance protein N-like (The sequence of the model RefSeq protein was modified relative to this genomic sequence to represent the inferred CDS: inserted 1 base in 1 codon) — encoded protein: MASTSYDQTSTASASTSPPTTRWDVFLSFRGLDTRNTFTDHLHKALIRTGIRTYKDDPELHRGEVISRSLPQAIQDSKIYIVVLSKNYATSSWCLEELEEILDCHIKTKRLIIPVFYYIDPSVVRHQTQRFETAFINHQTRYDAEKVNRWRHTLNEIADFKGYHVSKDRSQADIIDEVVNGIVLKINPRTLYVAKYPIGMDSRVEGITALFNSGTSEGVKRIGIHGXGGVGKTTIAKAVYNQNY